One Phocaeicola dorei genomic region harbors:
- a CDS encoding NigD-like protein: MKKFFGFNKLLASVAVLASVMIFQSCLDDDDNDYYRYAWPNALVTVKPVADNSFFMQLDDSTTLLPVNMKNSPYGEKEVRALVNFDPVNESSGEYDKAVHINWIDSILTKPIAGDLGDKNDEVYGTDPVDMINDWVTIAEDGYLTLRFRTMWGDRSQAHFVNLLMSKDAENPYEVEFRHNAFGDVYGEPADGLVAFNLDSLPDTEGKTVKLKLKWKSFNGEKTAEFDYCTRKSTPANNAAITTGRSVLRLK, encoded by the coding sequence ATGAAAAAGTTTTTTGGTTTTAATAAATTGCTTGCGTCTGTAGCGGTACTTGCTTCTGTGATGATCTTTCAATCCTGTTTGGATGATGATGATAATGATTATTACAGATACGCGTGGCCCAATGCATTGGTTACTGTGAAACCGGTGGCCGACAATTCATTTTTTATGCAGTTGGATGACAGTACGACACTGTTGCCTGTCAATATGAAAAATTCTCCTTATGGTGAGAAGGAAGTAAGGGCTCTTGTAAATTTCGATCCGGTGAATGAGTCAAGCGGAGAGTATGACAAGGCTGTACATATCAACTGGATAGACAGTATCTTGACAAAACCGATTGCCGGTGATTTAGGAGATAAGAATGATGAAGTGTATGGTACTGACCCTGTAGATATGATTAACGATTGGGTGACAATTGCCGAGGACGGTTATTTGACTTTGCGTTTCAGAACCATGTGGGGGGATCGCAGTCAAGCTCATTTTGTCAATTTGCTGATGAGTAAAGATGCTGAAAATCCTTATGAGGTAGAATTCCGCCATAATGCCTTTGGTGATGTATACGGTGAACCTGCCGACGGACTGGTGGCATTTAATTTGGATTCTTTGCCTGACACTGAAGGAAAAACAGTGAAGCTGAAATTAAAATGGAAATCATTTAACGGAGAGAAAACAGCGGAATTTGATTATTGTACCCGTAAGTCAACTCCTGCAAACAATGCAGCCATTACAACCGGACGAAGTGTCTTGAGATTAAAATAA
- a CDS encoding glycoside hydrolase family 2 protein has product MKNLRRTFTVLFAAAFSMQMLAQREDKLINQDWSFRFSHQVNANAARRVDLPHTWNAQDALGGKHDYKRGIGNYTKKIFIRPEWQSKRLFLRFEGANCVSNVFVNGKHIGEHRGGYGAFVFEITDKVEYGKENTLLVRVNNGEQLDVMPLVGDFNFYGGIYRDVHLLLTDNLCISPLDYASSGFYLIQQQITDKQAAICARINLSNGTGELRKAVLRLQVNDGKKTVYETEKEVSMIPHTDVQVENIEFILKNPRLWNGTQDPFMYQTVVTLIKDGKELDKVEQPLGVRYYITDPDKGFFLNGKHLPLHGVCRHQERAEVGNALYPVHHEEDTRIMLDMGVNAVRLAHYPQATYMYDLMDKYGIVTWAEIPFVGPGGYADKGFVDQPSFRENGKEQLKEMIRQHYNHPSICFWGLFNELKEQGDNPVEYIKELNAMAHREDPTRPTTSASNQDGALNFITDHIAWNRYDGWYGATPATLATWLDATHKNHPEIKIAISEYGAGASIYHQQDSLVQTVPGSWWHPENWQTEYHIQNWKIINERPYVWASFVWNMFDFGAAHRMEGDRSGINDKGLVTHDRKIKKDAYYFYRANWNPEPMIYIAGRRNVNRVKPLVDVQVFSNVEEVILIVNDCQCRRMKPDSLKVCLFKEVPLRKGRNEIEVRASDSKKQLIDRCTWILQ; this is encoded by the coding sequence ATGAAAAACCTCAGAAGAACTTTTACTGTATTGTTTGCCGCAGCTTTCAGTATGCAGATGTTGGCACAAAGAGAAGATAAGCTTATCAATCAGGATTGGAGTTTCCGTTTTTCCCATCAAGTAAATGCTAATGCTGCACGTAGGGTAGACTTGCCTCATACTTGGAATGCACAGGACGCTTTGGGTGGTAAGCACGATTACAAGAGGGGAATAGGTAATTATACTAAAAAAATATTCATCCGTCCCGAGTGGCAAAGTAAGCGGCTTTTTTTACGTTTTGAGGGAGCGAATTGCGTGAGCAATGTCTTTGTAAATGGTAAACATATAGGTGAGCATCGGGGCGGTTATGGAGCTTTTGTCTTCGAGATAACCGATAAAGTGGAATATGGAAAAGAGAATACATTGCTGGTACGTGTCAATAATGGCGAGCAGTTGGATGTAATGCCATTGGTCGGTGATTTTAATTTTTATGGTGGCATTTATCGGGATGTACATCTGTTGCTGACTGATAACCTGTGTATCTCTCCGTTAGATTATGCATCGTCTGGGTTTTATCTCATACAGCAACAGATTACGGACAAACAGGCAGCTATTTGTGCACGCATCAATCTTTCTAATGGAACGGGAGAACTCCGAAAAGCAGTGCTCCGGTTGCAGGTTAATGATGGAAAAAAGACTGTGTATGAAACGGAGAAGGAAGTAAGTATGATTCCTCATACAGATGTACAGGTAGAGAATATAGAGTTCATACTGAAGAATCCGCGTCTTTGGAACGGGACGCAGGATCCATTCATGTATCAGACGGTGGTGACCTTGATTAAAGATGGAAAAGAGTTGGATAAAGTGGAACAGCCGTTAGGGGTACGTTATTACATCACGGATCCCGATAAAGGTTTTTTCTTGAATGGAAAACATTTGCCGCTGCATGGTGTATGCCGTCATCAGGAGAGGGCGGAAGTGGGTAATGCTCTTTATCCGGTGCATCACGAGGAAGATACTCGTATCATGCTTGATATGGGGGTGAATGCCGTTCGTCTGGCACATTATCCACAAGCTACCTATATGTATGATTTAATGGATAAATATGGCATTGTCACTTGGGCTGAGATTCCATTTGTGGGGCCGGGAGGATACGCTGATAAAGGTTTTGTTGATCAGCCTTCTTTCCGCGAAAATGGTAAGGAGCAGTTGAAAGAGATGATCCGCCAGCATTACAATCATCCTAGTATCTGTTTTTGGGGATTGTTCAATGAATTGAAAGAGCAGGGAGACAATCCTGTAGAGTATATAAAGGAGTTGAATGCTATGGCACATCGGGAGGATCCTACTCGTCCTACTACTTCTGCAAGTAATCAGGATGGCGCGTTGAATTTCATTACTGATCATATAGCTTGGAATCGCTATGATGGATGGTATGGGGCCACACCGGCTACGCTTGCTACATGGTTGGATGCTACTCATAAGAACCATCCCGAAATAAAAATTGCCATCAGCGAATATGGTGCTGGTGCTAGTATCTATCATCAGCAGGACTCATTGGTACAAACTGTTCCCGGAAGTTGGTGGCATCCAGAGAATTGGCAAACAGAATATCATATTCAGAATTGGAAAATAATAAATGAACGTCCGTATGTGTGGGCTAGTTTTGTGTGGAATATGTTTGATTTCGGTGCAGCTCATCGTATGGAGGGGGATCGTTCGGGCATCAATGACAAAGGACTGGTAACTCATGATCGTAAGATTAAAAAGGATGCTTATTATTTTTACCGGGCCAATTGGAATCCAGAACCTATGATTTATATCGCAGGGCGTCGTAATGTGAATCGGGTGAAGCCGCTCGTTGATGTACAGGTCTTTTCGAATGTAGAAGAAGTGATATTGATAGTGAATGACTGTCAGTGTAGAAGGATGAAGCCGGACAGTTTGAAAGTTTGTTTGTTCAAGGAGGTCCCTCTCAGAAAAGGAAGGAATGAAATAGAAGTACGTGCCAGTGATAGTAAAAAACAATTGATAGATCGATGCACTTGGATATTACAATAA
- a CDS encoding response regulator: protein MKATIASLIFLLLSLAVSSQTYKYIGIEEGLSNQKIYRIQKDARGYMWFLTHVGIDRYNGKEIKHYKLKEGDRELDPLLNINWTYLDKTGTLLVTGKQGRIFRYDSGHDRFVQIYSMYNYWNKDYHAFVRYSYIDQESNVWLCGKSAIHLFNIESGQKQRISNRLGNITCIEQINSEHFFIGTDKRIYLVKLENGNLKELSCGKLEMMDMHVHELYLHRTANKLFIGTFEKGVYIYDLNIQKIVRPEVELTDVNITRLSPLNTKELLVATEGAGVHKLNIDTYETEPYIIANYGSYNEMDGNIINDVYVDNEQRIWLSSYPTGITVRNNQYTNYNWIKHSIGNRQSLVNNQVNSIIEDSDGDLWFGTSNGISLYDSKQKQWRSFLSSFNHGLKNQNRIFITLCEVSPGIIWAGGYASGIFQITKKNGNIEYLTPAQSFHLNVRADKYIRDIKKDRYGCIWSGGYYNLKCFNLKTRQGRLYPGLGSVTAIEEKDSTSMWIGTSTNLFLLDRNSGKYNEIHLPGGATYIYTLHQENNGLLYIGTSGSGLFTYDPVKESISAHYHTENSPLVSNSIYVILPTKDGNILMSTENGISIFSPTNRQFRNWTRGQGLMSTCFNAGSGVLRANGNTVFGSTDGALEFPQNIEMPQTGDSHMIFSDFHIFYQTVYPNDPNSPLTKDIDQIEKLNLKYMQNTFSIRVSSINYDYPSDILYTWQLEGFYDGWTTPSDEGTIRFTNVAPGTYTLRVRSVSKEDNKHVLQERILKITVAHPVWLSFWAICIYVLTITSVTYVIFRLHSMRREKKASDERTRFFINTAHDIRTPLTLIKAPLEEIQQKENLSEESQANMLTAMKNVDTLLRLTTNLINFSKANVYSSSLRISEHELNTYMEGICHAFYSYAEAKQIKLDYKSNFEYQNVWFDKEKMDSITKNLISNAIKYTPAHGEVHIIICHDKDNWSLEITDTGIGIPAKEQKKLFKLHFRGSNAINAKITGSGIGLMLVWKLVRIHKGKISIESVENKGTRVKVIFPQKQFRNQQVPTETVQQENVAPVSPSAVSPHTYKDLYRQHVQNTQRILVVEDNDDLREYLFHTLSEAYQVETCTNGKEALKIIPEFKPDLVLSDIMMPEMRGDELCSAIKNNILTSHIPVILLTALNDEKNIVEGLETGADKYLIKPFNIGILKASIANILTNRALLRRKYADMELHNDSISINYSNTLDQQFLEAVKETITENLDNSSFNVESLCASQNMSRSSFYNKLKALTDQAPADYIRLIRLKRAAQLLSEGQYNISEISDMTGFNDVKYFREVFKKYYKISPSGYSKGEMKEEPAKP, encoded by the coding sequence ATGAAAGCTACTATCGCAAGTCTCATTTTTTTGCTATTGTCATTAGCCGTCTCATCGCAGACTTATAAATATATTGGTATAGAAGAAGGACTAAGTAATCAGAAAATATACAGAATTCAAAAAGACGCGCGTGGATACATGTGGTTCCTCACCCATGTGGGAATAGACCGATATAACGGAAAAGAAATAAAACATTATAAATTAAAAGAAGGCGACAGGGAGCTAGACCCGTTATTGAATATAAACTGGACTTATTTAGATAAAACAGGTACACTGCTGGTCACAGGAAAACAAGGCAGAATTTTCCGTTATGATTCAGGACACGATCGTTTTGTACAGATATACAGTATGTACAATTACTGGAACAAGGACTACCATGCTTTCGTGAGATATAGTTATATAGACCAGGAGAGTAACGTATGGTTGTGCGGCAAATCGGCTATCCACCTTTTTAACATAGAATCCGGACAAAAGCAAAGAATTTCTAACCGGCTGGGAAATATCACCTGCATAGAACAGATAAACAGTGAACATTTTTTTATAGGTACAGACAAAAGAATCTATCTGGTAAAACTGGAAAACGGGAATTTGAAAGAACTCTCCTGCGGCAAACTGGAAATGATGGATATGCACGTACACGAATTATATCTACACCGTACAGCCAACAAACTATTTATAGGCACTTTTGAAAAGGGAGTCTATATATATGACTTAAATATCCAGAAAATTGTACGTCCCGAAGTAGAACTAACAGATGTGAATATTACACGGCTCAGTCCCTTGAACACAAAGGAATTATTAGTAGCCACTGAAGGAGCAGGAGTGCACAAATTAAACATAGATACCTATGAAACCGAACCTTATATCATTGCAAATTATGGTAGTTACAACGAAATGGACGGGAACATTATCAATGATGTATATGTAGACAACGAGCAGCGTATCTGGCTGTCTAGCTATCCTACAGGAATTACCGTCCGCAACAACCAATATACCAACTACAACTGGATAAAGCACTCTATTGGCAACCGGCAGTCACTAGTAAACAACCAAGTAAACTCTATTATAGAAGATAGTGACGGGGATCTGTGGTTTGGAACAAGCAACGGCATCAGCTTATACGATTCAAAGCAAAAGCAATGGCGTTCTTTTCTAAGCTCTTTCAATCACGGACTAAAAAATCAGAACCGCATTTTTATCACTTTATGCGAAGTTTCTCCGGGTATTATATGGGCCGGAGGATATGCATCGGGCATTTTCCAGATTACCAAGAAAAACGGAAACATAGAATACCTCACCCCTGCCCAATCTTTCCATCTGAATGTACGTGCCGACAAATACATACGCGACATTAAAAAGGACAGATACGGGTGCATATGGTCCGGAGGATATTATAATCTGAAATGCTTTAATCTAAAGACACGCCAAGGACGTCTTTATCCCGGACTAGGGTCCGTCACTGCCATTGAAGAAAAGGATAGTACATCTATGTGGATAGGTACCTCCACCAATCTTTTTCTACTGGACCGGAATTCGGGTAAATACAATGAAATACATCTGCCCGGTGGAGCAACCTACATTTATACGTTACACCAAGAAAACAATGGTTTACTCTACATTGGCACCAGTGGCTCCGGACTATTTACTTATGATCCGGTAAAAGAATCAATCAGCGCCCATTACCACACAGAAAACAGCCCGTTAGTATCAAACAGCATTTATGTTATTCTACCCACAAAAGACGGGAATATCTTGATGAGTACCGAAAATGGTATCAGTATTTTCTCGCCTACTAACCGCCAGTTCCGCAACTGGACTCGCGGACAAGGGTTGATGTCCACCTGTTTCAATGCCGGCTCTGGTGTACTACGTGCCAATGGGAACACTGTATTCGGAAGTACAGATGGTGCACTGGAATTCCCCCAAAACATAGAAATGCCCCAAACTGGAGATTCACATATGATATTCAGCGACTTCCATATTTTCTACCAAACTGTATATCCTAATGATCCAAACTCTCCTCTGACTAAAGATATCGACCAAATAGAGAAATTGAATCTGAAATATATGCAAAATACATTTTCTATCCGAGTATCCTCTATCAATTACGATTATCCGTCGGACATACTATATACCTGGCAGTTGGAAGGATTCTACGACGGTTGGACTACTCCAAGTGACGAAGGGACTATCCGATTCACTAATGTTGCTCCCGGTACCTATACACTGCGTGTACGTTCCGTTTCTAAAGAGGATAATAAACACGTGTTGCAGGAGCGGATATTGAAAATTACTGTAGCACATCCCGTGTGGCTCAGTTTTTGGGCTATTTGTATTTATGTCCTGACTATCACTTCAGTAACATACGTCATTTTCCGCCTGCATTCCATGCGCAGAGAAAAGAAGGCCTCGGATGAAAGAACTCGGTTCTTTATCAATACAGCGCATGATATCCGTACTCCGCTGACACTAATAAAGGCACCTTTGGAAGAAATTCAACAAAAAGAAAATTTAAGTGAAGAAAGTCAGGCCAATATGCTTACAGCGATGAAGAACGTGGACACCTTGCTACGCCTCACCACTAATCTGATAAACTTCAGCAAAGCTAATGTATACTCCTCCTCCCTCCGTATATCGGAACATGAACTTAATACCTATATGGAAGGAATATGCCATGCCTTTTATAGTTATGCAGAAGCCAAACAGATCAAACTCGACTACAAAAGCAACTTTGAATATCAAAATGTATGGTTCGACAAAGAAAAAATGGACTCGATCACAAAAAACTTGATTTCAAATGCTATCAAATATACTCCCGCCCACGGTGAGGTACACATTATCATCTGCCATGACAAGGACAACTGGAGCCTGGAGATTACAGACACGGGCATCGGGATTCCTGCCAAAGAACAAAAAAAGTTATTCAAGTTACATTTCAGGGGCAGCAATGCCATCAATGCAAAAATTACAGGCAGTGGAATCGGACTGATGTTAGTATGGAAACTAGTACGTATTCATAAAGGAAAGATCAGCATAGAAAGCGTAGAGAATAAAGGTACCCGTGTAAAGGTTATCTTCCCCCAAAAACAATTCCGAAACCAACAGGTCCCGACAGAAACGGTACAACAAGAAAACGTGGCACCAGTATCTCCTAGTGCAGTCTCTCCCCATACTTATAAAGATCTGTATCGGCAGCATGTTCAAAATACACAGCGTATCCTGGTTGTGGAAGACAATGACGATCTACGCGAATATCTGTTTCATACTTTATCCGAAGCTTATCAAGTGGAAACGTGTACCAATGGCAAAGAAGCCTTAAAAATTATCCCTGAATTTAAACCTGATTTAGTATTATCAGACATTATGATGCCCGAAATGCGAGGAGACGAATTGTGTTCTGCTATCAAAAATAATATACTGACGTCTCATATCCCTGTAATTCTGCTAACAGCATTAAATGATGAAAAGAATATCGTTGAAGGATTAGAAACAGGTGCGGACAAATACCTAATAAAACCTTTTAATATAGGAATACTAAAAGCATCTATAGCCAACATACTGACTAACCGTGCACTCCTTCGCCGCAAATATGCAGATATGGAGTTACATAATGACAGTATTTCCATAAATTATAGCAACACATTGGACCAACAGTTCCTAGAAGCAGTGAAAGAAACAATAACTGAAAATCTAGACAATTCAAGTTTCAATGTGGAGTCACTCTGTGCTTCACAAAACATGAGCCGTTCCAGTTTCTACAATAAACTGAAAGCATTGACAGATCAAGCTCCGGCAGACTATATCCGCCTGATCCGACTGAAACGGGCAGCACAATTACTATCCGAAGGACAGTATAATATATCCGAGATATCAGATATGACCGGGTTTAATGATGTAAAATATTTCCGCGAAGTATTCAAAAAATACTATAAAATAAGTCCCAGCGGATATAGCAAAGGGGAAATGAAGGAAGAACCGGCTAAACCATAA
- the crcB gene encoding fluoride efflux transporter CrcB, with product MKSLLLIFLGGGTGSVLRYLLTISIYRQGATNFPWGTFAVNILGCILIGVFYTLTSRIHINNDIRLMLTIGLCGGFTTFSTFSNESLQLLKSGLYPSFFTYIISSVVLGILGVMLGIWMSE from the coding sequence ATGAAATCACTATTACTCATCTTCTTGGGAGGAGGTACAGGAAGTGTACTTCGCTACCTGCTTACCATAAGTATTTATCGCCAGGGAGCAACGAATTTTCCGTGGGGTACTTTCGCAGTCAATATTTTGGGTTGCATACTTATCGGGGTATTTTATACCCTCACCTCACGCATTCATATCAACAATGATATAAGACTGATGCTCACTATCGGACTTTGCGGTGGCTTCACCACTTTCTCCACTTTTAGCAACGAAAGTTTGCAATTACTGAAATCAGGACTCTACCCCTCTTTTTTCACATACATCATTAGCAGTGTGGTATTGGGTATCCTCGGAGTAATGCTAGGGATATGGATGAGCGAATAG
- a CDS encoding porin family protein: protein MKKVLLFAVVFSCSMWANAQCVTWATEAGLSAIQRTGYGECWRPSTRLGISADYNVNNVFSMKSGLYYTFRGYSVNNGGTYSNGDATWIENVSQTRHFLQVPIWVKISIHSNNSTKFFFEIGPYIGYCIKNHIDSNPYYLTIPSSGLVEGYPGVGESTEGGSNQFLYQHARNFDWGMTSAVGIENRRWTVKLQYEISLGKESKNDNIGVNYNSLTLSVGYKLNVK from the coding sequence GTGAAAAAAGTATTATTATTTGCTGTTGTTTTTTCTTGTAGCATGTGGGCTAATGCTCAGTGTGTCACATGGGCAACCGAAGCTGGGTTATCTGCAATACAAAGAACTGGGTATGGAGAATGCTGGCGTCCATCCACTCGTTTAGGAATATCTGCAGATTATAATGTTAATAATGTGTTCTCTATGAAGTCGGGATTATATTATACTTTTAGAGGATACTCTGTAAATAATGGTGGAACATATAGTAATGGAGATGCTACATGGATAGAAAATGTTTCTCAGACAAGGCATTTTTTACAAGTTCCTATTTGGGTTAAAATCTCTATCCATAGCAACAATTCCACTAAATTTTTCTTTGAAATAGGACCATATATAGGATATTGTATCAAAAATCATATTGATAGTAATCCATATTATCTTACTATACCTTCTTCCGGTTTGGTTGAAGGATATCCTGGTGTGGGAGAAAGTACGGAGGGTGGTAGCAACCAGTTTCTATATCAACATGCGAGAAATTTCGACTGGGGAATGACGTCTGCTGTAGGTATTGAAAATCGGAGGTGGACAGTTAAGCTTCAATATGAAATATCACTTGGAAAAGAATCTAAAAATGATAATATAGGTGTAAACTATAATAGTTTAACCCTCTCTGTTGGTTATAAGCTAAATGTAAAATAA
- a CDS encoding aldo/keto reductase, translating into MGKVRALGISNFDANDEVFEKIMIESRVKPAVLQIECHSYAQRLAIRDKVKPYGIHITCWFLLGGAMSNGALFSLSSDK; encoded by the coding sequence ATGGGAAAAGTACGTGCATTGGGAATCAGTAATTTCGATGCAAATGACGAGGTGTTCGAGAAAATTATGATCGAATCGCGTGTAAAACCCGCAGTATTGCAGATCGAATGCCACTCTTACGCTCAACGGTTGGCCATACGCGACAAGGTAAAACCTTATGGTATTCACATTACTTGTTGGTTTCTGTTGGGTGGTGCGATGTCTAATGGTGCGTTGTTCAGTCTGTCATCCGATAAATAG
- a CDS encoding phosphatase PAP2 family protein — MIGKIKTMAIITFYIAVLLVIAVYLQDGSGTFSHFFENANLYIRNLRNIHVPAFHQTYDNYLQLFPLILLFGLKLGGIRGRFGWKRLFTFIVLSVILTQLVVNGLKLTTGVLRPDATNYFSFPSGHTAAAFMAATLLYKEYGFKGYWIGLVAYAAAIVTGFTRILNNRHWLFDVIIGAALGILLTDLAFRLVQLIFKDRGLIQHK, encoded by the coding sequence ATGATAGGAAAAATTAAAACGATGGCAATCATCACGTTTTACATAGCTGTATTACTTGTTATTGCAGTGTATTTGCAAGACGGAAGCGGAACATTCTCCCATTTTTTCGAGAATGCAAATCTATACATACGTAATTTGCGTAATATACACGTTCCGGCTTTCCATCAAACTTATGACAATTATCTGCAACTTTTTCCACTCATACTTCTATTCGGACTAAAATTGGGAGGAATAAGAGGTCGTTTCGGATGGAAACGGTTGTTCACTTTCATAGTCCTGTCAGTCATACTGACACAGCTGGTAGTAAACGGATTAAAACTCACCACCGGAGTGCTTCGCCCGGATGCCACAAATTATTTCTCTTTTCCTTCCGGACATACGGCAGCAGCATTTATGGCAGCTACCTTATTGTATAAGGAATATGGGTTCAAAGGATATTGGATAGGATTAGTAGCATACGCAGCAGCTATAGTAACAGGGTTTACCCGTATTCTGAATAACCGTCACTGGCTGTTTGATGTCATCATTGGTGCCGCCTTGGGAATATTGCTTACAGATTTGGCTTTCCGTCTGGTACAACTCATATTCAAAGACCGGGGACTTATCCAGCATAAATAG
- a CDS encoding aldo/keto reductase: MAKVHSKSPVQIILRWHIQGDFSVIPGASNLDYIKENIAIFRFRTE; encoded by the coding sequence ATAGCCAAGGTACATAGTAAATCTCCCGTCCAGATAATTCTTCGCTGGCATATTCAAGGAGATTTCTCTGTCATTCCCGGAGCATCGAACCTCGATTATATCAAGGAGAATATTGCTATTTTTCGATTTCGAACTGAATAA
- a CDS encoding sialate O-acetylesterase — MKKQMILLGMLMAFCMTEAKVTLPALFTDNMILQQKSNVIFHGHSSTKKEVIITTGWSKHPYTTSPDKEGNWRIEIPTPSAGGPYEIIISDGDKHILQNILIGEIWLYTGECETETPIDIAPQPYIRLFQTKKEISLVPKKDLHTTQEGWKECTSKNITGFPAVGYFFASQLQKTLKVPVGIISCTWKDTPAEAWASYDALEDLPSYNKETEMLESLEFNPEKIEAEYARKREKWYQALYEHDMGWCVDHQVWAEPDYSDENWKTMELPGYWEDKGMKDFDGVVWFRKTIDIPRNWTRKNITINLGNIADESIVYYNGTEIGRNTKADVSCCYKIPYKLVKRGKAVLTIRVTNYKSKGGIYGRPEDMKLSIQGKNLISLAGEWKYLSGLSLSGIPPIPISPESNPKYPTGLFNAMIHPLTFFPLQGIVWHQGKSNLGSSDEYADLFMSLIADWRDKWQKPQMPFYFVQLSNHGKKEEIQDDSDWAAIREAQAQALHLNHTGMVVTTDIGKGKSNTFQSTLETGLRLSQLALKQTYGKRKMPQYPVYKSYSIEGNTLRIHFENLGKGFLHPDPVRGFIIAGTDRIFYPATVTVKKKEIIVQSPDVPHPVAVRYNWANHTDGALFGASGLPVAPFRTDNW, encoded by the coding sequence ATGAAAAAACAAATGATCTTATTAGGAATGTTAATGGCGTTTTGTATGACAGAAGCCAAAGTAACACTGCCTGCATTATTCACAGACAATATGATATTACAACAAAAATCAAATGTCATTTTCCATGGCCATTCATCCACAAAAAAAGAAGTGATAATAACAACAGGATGGAGTAAGCATCCCTATACGACATCACCTGACAAAGAAGGAAATTGGAGAATAGAAATTCCTACCCCATCTGCCGGAGGTCCTTATGAAATCATCATTTCGGACGGGGATAAACACATACTGCAAAATATTTTAATTGGTGAAATATGGTTGTATACAGGAGAATGTGAAACAGAAACTCCCATAGATATAGCCCCCCAACCTTATATCCGTCTGTTCCAGACAAAGAAAGAAATCTCCTTAGTTCCCAAGAAAGATTTACACACTACACAAGAAGGTTGGAAAGAATGCACCTCCAAAAACATAACCGGATTCCCTGCAGTGGGATATTTTTTTGCCAGCCAGTTACAAAAGACTCTGAAAGTACCCGTGGGTATAATAAGTTGTACCTGGAAAGATACTCCTGCAGAAGCATGGGCCAGTTATGATGCGTTAGAAGACCTGCCAAGCTACAACAAAGAAACAGAAATGCTTGAATCCTTGGAGTTCAATCCTGAAAAAATAGAAGCAGAATATGCCCGTAAAAGAGAAAAGTGGTATCAAGCTCTTTACGAACACGATATGGGATGGTGCGTTGACCATCAAGTATGGGCGGAACCTGATTATTCGGATGAAAACTGGAAAACAATGGAACTTCCGGGATACTGGGAAGATAAGGGAATGAAAGACTTCGATGGAGTAGTATGGTTCAGAAAAACGATAGATATTCCACGTAACTGGACTAGAAAAAATATCACAATAAATTTGGGGAACATTGCCGATGAAAGCATTGTATATTATAACGGGACTGAAATAGGACGAAACACAAAAGCCGATGTGTCCTGCTGTTACAAAATTCCCTATAAGCTGGTAAAACGCGGAAAGGCTGTACTGACCATACGTGTGACCAATTACAAAAGCAAAGGAGGAATATATGGCCGTCCAGAAGACATGAAACTAAGTATACAAGGCAAGAATCTTATCTCATTGGCAGGAGAATGGAAATACCTGTCTGGTCTCTCATTAAGTGGAATCCCCCCTATACCCATTTCACCAGAAAGTAACCCTAAGTATCCCACAGGATTATTCAATGCGATGATACATCCGCTTACTTTTTTCCCTCTTCAAGGTATTGTATGGCATCAAGGAAAAAGTAATTTGGGAAGCAGCGATGAATATGCAGACTTATTCATGTCATTGATAGCCGACTGGCGCGATAAGTGGCAGAAACCACAAATGCCTTTCTACTTTGTACAACTGTCCAATCATGGGAAAAAAGAAGAAATACAAGATGATTCAGACTGGGCGGCCATACGTGAAGCACAAGCACAGGCTTTACACTTGAATCATACAGGCATGGTAGTAACCACCGATATTGGAAAAGGAAAAAGCAATACCTTCCAAAGCACTCTGGAAACAGGTCTTCGCCTATCACAGCTAGCATTAAAACAAACCTACGGAAAAAGAAAAATGCCTCAATATCCGGTTTACAAAAGCTACAGCATCGAAGGAAATACCCTTCGTATCCATTTTGAAAATCTAGGAAAAGGATTCCTGCATCCCGATCCAGTACGCGGATTTATAATTGCAGGTACAGATAGGATTTTTTATCCGGCAACAGTAACAGTAAAAAAGAAAGAAATAATTGTACAATCACCCGATGTACCTCATCCTGTAGCCGTGAGATACAATTGGGCCAACCATACTGACGGTGCTTTATTCGGAGCATCAGGTCTGCCAGTAGCCCCATTCCGAACAGATAATTGGTAA